Proteins found in one Paenibacillus dendritiformis genomic segment:
- a CDS encoding ABC transporter substrate-binding protein: MKKLATTLAMILALGTLLAACSGGNNAEGGKDKPTELVISTWGFAEDAMKKNLYEPFEKQYNVKIVTEIGNNTDRLNKIRQGSSKVDLIYLSDYYALQGIEEGLFEKIDRKNIPNIDNLYDIAKAPLGQDYGPAHTVAQLGLVYNADEVKEPVESWEDLWKPAFQNKLALPNITITTGPMLIDMAAKHGGSMDMATDAAFKALQEINPGVVKYYSKSADLVNMFAQGEVVIAPMQDTFYGSVSEAVPSAQFVTPKEGAYALLNTVNVVKGSKNKELAEKFINWHLSQEVQQANALDRVDSPTNKLVTLTEEQATGMTYGADVVENLKTLDLRKVNQEMADWIDRWNREIE; encoded by the coding sequence ATGAAAAAACTCGCAACGACTCTCGCTATGATACTTGCCCTGGGCACGCTGCTCGCAGCCTGCTCCGGCGGCAACAATGCCGAAGGAGGCAAGGACAAGCCGACGGAATTGGTTATCTCGACATGGGGATTTGCCGAAGATGCAATGAAGAAGAACCTGTATGAGCCGTTCGAGAAGCAATACAATGTCAAGATCGTCACCGAGATTGGCAACAACACCGACCGCCTCAACAAAATCCGCCAGGGCAGCTCGAAGGTCGACCTGATCTACTTGTCCGACTATTACGCGCTGCAGGGCATCGAGGAAGGACTGTTCGAGAAGATCGATCGCAAGAACATCCCGAATATCGACAACCTGTACGATATCGCCAAGGCCCCGCTTGGCCAAGACTACGGTCCGGCGCATACGGTCGCGCAGCTCGGCCTTGTCTACAACGCGGATGAGGTGAAGGAGCCGGTGGAATCCTGGGAGGATCTGTGGAAGCCGGCCTTCCAGAACAAGCTCGCGCTGCCGAATATTACGATTACGACCGGCCCGATGCTGATCGACATGGCGGCCAAGCATGGGGGCAGCATGGATATGGCCACCGACGCGGCCTTCAAGGCGCTGCAAGAGATCAATCCGGGCGTCGTCAAATATTACTCCAAGTCCGCCGATCTCGTGAACATGTTCGCACAGGGCGAGGTCGTCATCGCGCCGATGCAGGACACGTTCTATGGCAGTGTGTCTGAGGCGGTGCCGTCGGCCCAGTTCGTTACGCCGAAGGAAGGCGCGTATGCGCTGCTGAACACGGTCAACGTCGTCAAAGGATCGAAGAACAAGGAATTGGCTGAGAAATTCATCAACTGGCATCTGAGCCAGGAGGTGCAGCAAGCCAATGCGCTCGATCGGGTCGATTCCCCGACCAACAAGCTCGTCACCTTGACGGAAGAGCAAGCCACAGGCATGACCTACGGTGCAGACGTCGTCGAGAACCTGAAGACATTGGATTTGCGCAAGGTGAATCAAGAGATGGCAGACTGGATCGACCGCTGGAACCGGGAGATCGAGTAG
- a CDS encoding ABC transporter permease, translating to MKKRFLWLLLLPGLLFLTVFMIIPIFLTIGSTFFNEGQFTIQGYVKLLGDPYILKILLTTLEVSLVTTAVCILIGFPTAYYISKKKARVKGILLALALFPMLTSAIVRSFSWMVILGKNGIVNNLLTGIGLVDEPLKILYTPTAMMIGLIHLFLPLMIISLVGVMENIDGDLLRASESLGASRLKGFMSIIVPLCVPGLIVGSILVFVGSLTAYTTPQLLGGKQRVIATFLYQNAMTLNDWTMASIIATVMIVVTFIIIGLMNQLARKLNPKG from the coding sequence ATGAAAAAACGATTTTTGTGGCTGCTGCTGCTGCCGGGACTTCTGTTCCTTACCGTTTTTATGATTATTCCGATCTTTTTGACGATCGGGTCCACCTTTTTTAATGAAGGGCAGTTCACGATTCAAGGCTATGTCAAGCTGCTCGGTGATCCGTATATTTTAAAAATTTTGCTGACGACCCTGGAAGTCAGCCTTGTGACGACCGCCGTCTGCATCCTTATCGGCTTCCCGACGGCCTATTACATTTCCAAAAAGAAGGCCCGGGTCAAAGGCATCCTGCTGGCCCTGGCGCTGTTCCCGATGCTGACGAGCGCGATTGTCCGTTCGTTCAGCTGGATGGTCATTCTCGGCAAAAACGGGATTGTCAACAACCTGCTTACCGGCATCGGCCTTGTTGACGAGCCCTTGAAAATATTGTACACCCCGACGGCCATGATGATTGGCCTGATCCATCTGTTCCTGCCGCTCATGATCATCTCGCTCGTCGGGGTGATGGAGAACATCGACGGCGATCTGCTTCGCGCCTCCGAGAGTCTGGGCGCCTCGCGCCTCAAAGGCTTCATGAGCATCATCGTGCCGCTGTGCGTGCCCGGGCTCATCGTCGGCAGCATCCTCGTCTTCGTCGGCAGCCTGACGGCCTATACGACGCCGCAGCTGCTCGGCGGGAAGCAGCGCGTCATCGCCACGTTCCTCTATCAGAACGCGATGACGCTCAATGATTGGACGATGGCATCCATTATCGCCACAGTGATGATTGTCGTCACGTTCATCATCATCGGATTGATGAACCAGCTGGCGCGCAAATTGAATCCGAAGGGGTAA
- a CDS encoding ABC transporter permease: MKDTHRGLALFTALVFLFLLGPLLIIMATSFGDSSVLKFPPEGFSFRWYSNIFDVEMFMTTFKVTIVVALAGNLIALLIGVPAAYALSRFHFRGKGLLNSIFISPILIPGVVLGFTMLKYLVVQFQLPIYTSLLIGHIVLMLPFIIRVIASSLSNFDYAVEEASMSLGASRLKTFFTVVLPNIRSGLIAGVLLAFLESFNNVDISVFMTGPGVSTLPIQMLTYVENYFDPTIAAISVLLMVVTALLMFLIERLMGLSYFTKNN, translated from the coding sequence ATGAAGGACACACATCGCGGACTCGCCCTGTTTACGGCTCTCGTCTTTCTCTTTTTGCTTGGGCCGCTGCTTATCATTATGGCTACGTCATTCGGAGACAGCTCCGTGCTCAAATTTCCGCCGGAAGGCTTCTCCTTCCGCTGGTACAGCAATATTTTCGACGTCGAGATGTTCATGACGACGTTCAAGGTGACGATTGTCGTCGCGCTGGCGGGGAACCTGATCGCGCTTCTTATCGGCGTTCCCGCCGCTTATGCCCTCAGCCGCTTCCATTTCCGGGGCAAAGGGCTGCTCAATTCGATTTTCATCTCGCCCATCCTGATACCGGGCGTCGTGCTCGGCTTCACGATGCTGAAATATTTGGTCGTTCAGTTCCAATTGCCGATCTACACCAGCCTGTTAATCGGGCATATCGTTCTGATGCTGCCGTTCATCATTCGCGTCATCGCATCGAGCTTGTCGAACTTCGACTATGCGGTCGAGGAAGCGTCCATGAGTCTGGGCGCCAGCCGCCTGAAGACCTTCTTCACGGTCGTGCTGCCGAATATCCGATCGGGACTGATTGCGGGCGTGCTGCTCGCGTTCCTCGAATCGTTCAACAACGTCGACATCTCGGTGTTCATGACCGGACCGGGGGTCAGCACGCTGCCGATTCAGATGCTGACCTATGTCGAGAACTATTTCGACCCGACCATTGCAGCTATCTCGGTGCTGCTGATGGTCGTGACGGCCCTGCTGATGTTCTTGATCGAGCGCCTGATGGGACTCTCCTACTTCACGAAAAATAACTAG
- a CDS encoding ABC transporter ATP-binding protein, producing MEYLSLQNISVAYEKNTILKDFSLNIQEGELISLLGPSGCGKTTTLRLIAGFLEAKDGKFMFKGKDYTKMPVNKRNFGFVFQSYALFPHMTVFDNVAYGLRLRKVDKAEIGKRVLAMLEIVNLNGFEKRFPGELSGGQRQRVAIARALVIEPDLLLFDEPLSNLDANLRVNMRVEIRRIQKQLGITTVYVSHDQEECFSISDKVAIMNKGIIEQLDAPANIYKYPATEFVARFIGFNNFIEFGSMKQDGNVITLEGKGDVRLKVIHRSGHPITDAMKGAIRPDDLIVLAEGELNGFADSRTGGLNGTGDKEAGVIGGLTSEELAAGWNTIPGRIKISTFLGRSYQYVVETALGDFTVNREMEQPFERGTAVKLVMPKEKVVLVRAEA from the coding sequence ATGGAATACCTATCGTTGCAAAATATATCAGTAGCTTATGAAAAAAATACGATCTTGAAAGATTTCTCGCTAAATATTCAGGAAGGGGAGCTTATCTCCCTGCTTGGCCCTTCGGGCTGCGGCAAGACGACGACGCTCCGCCTTATCGCGGGCTTCCTGGAGGCGAAGGACGGCAAGTTCATGTTCAAGGGCAAGGATTACACGAAGATGCCGGTGAACAAGCGGAACTTCGGCTTCGTCTTCCAGAGCTATGCGCTGTTCCCGCATATGACCGTGTTCGACAATGTCGCTTACGGCCTGCGCCTGCGGAAGGTCGACAAGGCGGAGATCGGGAAGCGCGTGCTCGCCATGCTGGAGATCGTCAATCTGAATGGCTTCGAGAAGCGCTTCCCGGGCGAGCTGTCCGGCGGCCAGCGCCAGCGCGTCGCGATTGCCCGCGCCCTCGTCATCGAGCCGGATCTGCTGCTGTTCGATGAGCCGCTCAGCAACCTGGACGCCAATCTGCGTGTCAACATGCGCGTCGAGATCCGCCGTATTCAGAAGCAGCTTGGCATTACGACCGTCTATGTATCGCATGATCAGGAGGAATGCTTCTCGATCTCGGACAAGGTAGCGATTATGAATAAAGGCATCATCGAGCAATTGGACGCGCCGGCAAACATCTACAAATACCCGGCCACCGAATTCGTTGCCCGCTTCATCGGGTTCAACAACTTCATCGAATTCGGAAGCATGAAGCAGGACGGCAACGTCATCACCCTCGAAGGGAAAGGGGATGTGCGGCTGAAGGTGATTCACCGCTCCGGACATCCGATTACCGATGCGATGAAAGGCGCCATCCGGCCGGATGATCTGATCGTACTGGCCGAGGGCGAGCTGAACGGCTTCGCTGACAGCAGAACTGGCGGACTGAATGGCACTGGCGACAAGGAAGCCGGAGTTATAGGGGGACTGACCTCCGAGGAGCTGGCCGCAGGCTGGAACACGATTCCGGGCCGTATCAAAATCAGCACCTTCCTGGGTCGAAGCTATCAATATGTCGTGGAGACGGCTTTGGGCGACTTCACCGTCAACCGGGAAATGGAACAGCCATTCGAACGCGGCACGGCGGTCAAGCTGGTGATGCCAAAAGAAAAGGTGGTTCTGGTTCGCGCCGAAGCGTAA
- a CDS encoding adenine deaminase, producing the protein MKIDLLIKEVQVFNVYLKRFVPGNVAVLDGRCLYVGQRGEETFEAAQTVEGRGRYLIPGLVDIHLHIESTMVTPHTFSHGIIRNGVTTIVSEPHEMANVFGLEGVQEMIRASEGCAADILYAIPSSVPSTPLETAGGEIDIKHIDALLQEESVVCLGEIMNSVDVLRDPDCKTNRILNHVRSHYPKLVIEGHTPKKLVDLELARFMFAGVDSDHTEQAPASMRDRLANGMFLEIQEKSMTPDIMKMLIEEDVAELFCFVTDDVMADSFVQDGHLNHIVRKAIAMGMTPERAIYAATYTPARRMQLHDRGAIAPNKAADFVLLSDLEQFTIDAVYKNGRLAYEAGAPYEQAEAVRRFPAHFYRSVQLAEMTAADFEVRIEAEDGTHPCRVMEVVNGTTNTNELHKPVEVKDGRLHWEAGPYGLIATFERYGKNGNRAYGLITGNTIKRGAIATTYSHDNHNLLVVGHSAEDMALAANTVIADQGGFCVVDGGKVIAHVPLPVGGILSEQPLDEFGPAVKRLREAMESLGYEHYNPIMSLSTHSLPVSPSLKITDLGLIDVEAGAVVPLLVEK; encoded by the coding sequence ATGAAGATCGATTTGCTGATAAAAGAAGTGCAAGTGTTCAACGTATATTTGAAGCGGTTCGTGCCGGGCAATGTCGCGGTGCTCGACGGGCGCTGTCTGTATGTTGGCCAGCGCGGAGAAGAGACATTCGAGGCGGCGCAGACGGTGGAAGGCCGCGGCCGTTATCTGATTCCGGGCCTGGTCGATATCCATCTGCATATCGAGAGCACGATGGTGACGCCGCATACGTTCTCCCACGGCATTATTCGCAACGGCGTGACGACCATCGTATCCGAGCCGCATGAGATGGCCAATGTGTTCGGCCTGGAGGGCGTGCAGGAAATGATCCGGGCCAGTGAAGGCTGCGCCGCCGATATTTTGTACGCCATTCCGAGCTCGGTCCCGTCCACGCCGCTGGAGACGGCAGGCGGCGAGATCGATATCAAGCATATCGATGCGCTGCTGCAGGAAGAGAGCGTCGTCTGCCTCGGGGAAATCATGAACTCGGTCGACGTGCTGCGTGATCCGGACTGCAAGACGAACCGCATCCTCAATCATGTCCGCTCGCACTATCCGAAGCTGGTCATCGAGGGGCATACGCCGAAGAAGCTGGTCGATCTGGAACTGGCCCGCTTCATGTTCGCGGGCGTCGATTCCGACCATACGGAACAGGCGCCGGCCAGCATGCGCGACCGGTTGGCGAACGGCATGTTCCTGGAGATTCAGGAGAAATCGATGACGCCGGATATCATGAAGATGTTGATCGAGGAAGACGTGGCGGAACTGTTCTGCTTCGTCACGGACGACGTCATGGCCGATTCCTTCGTTCAGGACGGCCACCTGAACCATATCGTGCGCAAGGCGATCGCGATGGGGATGACGCCGGAGCGGGCAATCTACGCAGCGACCTACACGCCGGCCCGGCGCATGCAGCTGCATGACCGCGGCGCTATCGCTCCGAACAAGGCGGCGGACTTCGTCCTGCTCAGCGACCTGGAGCAGTTCACGATCGACGCCGTATATAAGAACGGGCGGCTGGCATATGAAGCCGGAGCGCCTTACGAGCAAGCGGAAGCCGTTCGTCGCTTCCCGGCCCATTTCTACCGCAGCGTGCAGCTTGCCGAGATGACCGCGGCCGACTTCGAGGTCCGGATCGAGGCCGAGGACGGAACCCATCCATGCCGCGTGATGGAAGTCGTGAACGGCACGACGAATACGAACGAACTGCACAAGCCCGTCGAGGTGAAGGACGGCCGTCTCCATTGGGAGGCTGGACCGTACGGGCTCATCGCGACATTCGAACGCTATGGCAAAAACGGCAACCGCGCGTACGGCCTGATTACCGGTAATACGATCAAGCGCGGCGCCATCGCGACGACATATTCGCATGACAACCACAACCTGCTCGTCGTCGGCCACTCCGCCGAGGATATGGCGCTGGCCGCCAACACGGTCATTGCCGATCAAGGCGGCTTCTGCGTCGTGGACGGCGGCAAGGTTATCGCCCATGTGCCCCTTCCGGTCGGCGGCATTCTGTCGGAGCAGCCGCTCGACGAATTCGGGCCGGCGGTGAAGCGGCTGCGCGAAGCGATGGAGTCCCTCGGCTACGAGCACTATAACCCGATTATGTCTCTCAGCACGCATTCACTTCCGGTCAGCCCTTCGCTCAAAATTACCGATCTCGGACTGATCGACGTCGAAGCGGGCGCCGTCGTTCCGCTGCTGGTCGAGAAATAG
- a CDS encoding transposase: MKGWLGVGTLEDVVNRFPTEASCVPVLFSFKWPHGFRCPNCRHHHAYVIRTRRLPLYECGSCRHQTSLTAGTIFEGSRTSLRKWIVAIWLVSNPKEGISAVRLRSIINVTYKTAWSMLHKIRTAISCADEEERLEDYVHGFIAFNGPKLYPSVDLAPREQPIIVAASLAPNGEERHYKMKQVNRQYMSGKLLLPCGCDRFIEDHISAPESNVSIIRQRFRVKHNSPLYAVFRRAQRWLCDTFRGISGKYLQYYLDEFCYRENSRARETAGWEPLASICCADNGARRRYLWRASTSRSCDRFLAAA; the protein is encoded by the coding sequence ATGAAAGGCTGGTTGGGCGTCGGCACTTTGGAGGATGTGGTAAATCGTTTTCCGACGGAAGCATCTTGTGTTCCTGTCCTGTTCTCGTTCAAATGGCCTCATGGCTTCCGCTGCCCGAACTGCCGGCATCACCATGCCTACGTTATCCGAACAAGGCGGCTTCCTCTGTATGAATGCGGCTCTTGCCGCCATCAGACTTCCTTGACTGCAGGGACGATCTTCGAGGGCAGCCGAACCTCTTTGCGGAAGTGGATTGTCGCAATTTGGCTCGTCTCTAATCCAAAGGAAGGCATTAGTGCGGTCAGACTACGCTCGATTATTAATGTCACTTACAAGACCGCATGGTCGATGCTGCATAAAATTCGTACCGCGATTAGCTGTGCTGATGAAGAGGAGCGGCTTGAAGATTATGTGCATGGCTTTATTGCCTTCAATGGCCCTAAACTATATCCCAGTGTCGATCTTGCGCCGCGGGAGCAACCGATAATTGTGGCGGCTTCACTGGCTCCGAATGGGGAGGAACGGCACTATAAAATGAAGCAGGTGAACCGGCAGTACATGTCCGGGAAGCTGCTGCTTCCTTGCGGCTGCGATCGTTTTATCGAAGACCATATCTCTGCGCCGGAGTCGAATGTTTCTATTATCCGCCAGCGCTTTCGGGTCAAGCATAACAGTCCATTGTATGCTGTATTTCGGCGAGCACAGCGTTGGTTATGCGATACGTTCCGCGGGATAAGTGGGAAGTATCTGCAGTATTATTTGGATGAATTTTGCTACCGGGAAAATAGCAGGGCCCGCGAAACGGCAGGATGGGAACCCTTGGCCTCGATATGCTGTGCAGACAACGGGGCAAGACGGCGGTACTTATGGCGGGCATCTACCTCACGGAGCTGTGACCGCTTCCTTGCGGCGGCCTGA
- a CDS encoding LacI family DNA-binding transcriptional regulator, producing the protein MKATIYDVAKAAGVSIATVSKVVNQTGNISGKTRERVIHIMKELQYQPSVVASALTGKKTSTFGLLISDLANPFFAEVARNLEDQAQAEGYSIVMCSTDNKDDKGLNYISLLQRKQIDGLIVACEFSRWPLLQESIPEGFPVVLFSKDIPSLSMHTITVDDYKGGYVAIQHLIALGHRRIGIVTEDSPSGEYRVRGAKQAMSDAGIAVNEDWIVKVNSSLEDGLAGATRVLGTETRPTALFTCNDLLAVGSMQSAQQLGLRIPDDLSIIGFDDTILSRIVVPRLTTILQPIPEMAKETIQLLLRQSYTPDMPKQKIMFQPQLVEGHSTTAVQEQ; encoded by the coding sequence ATGAAAGCAACCATTTATGATGTCGCAAAAGCTGCCGGCGTCTCCATCGCTACGGTGTCCAAGGTGGTCAATCAGACCGGCAACATCAGCGGGAAGACGCGGGAGAGAGTCATCCATATTATGAAGGAGCTGCAGTACCAGCCGAGCGTCGTCGCATCGGCGCTCACGGGCAAAAAGACGTCTACCTTCGGCCTGCTCATCTCCGATCTGGCCAACCCCTTCTTCGCCGAGGTCGCCCGCAATTTGGAGGATCAGGCTCAGGCGGAAGGCTACAGCATCGTTATGTGCAGCACCGATAACAAGGACGACAAAGGCCTTAACTATATTTCCCTGCTGCAGCGCAAGCAGATCGACGGCCTAATCGTCGCCTGCGAATTTTCGCGTTGGCCGCTGCTGCAGGAGAGCATTCCCGAGGGCTTCCCTGTTGTGCTCTTCTCCAAAGATATTCCTTCCTTATCCATGCATACCATTACCGTGGATGACTATAAAGGAGGCTACGTGGCGATCCAGCACCTGATTGCCTTGGGGCACCGGCGCATCGGCATCGTCACGGAGGACAGCCCCAGCGGCGAGTACCGGGTGCGCGGCGCGAAGCAGGCGATGAGCGACGCCGGTATTGCCGTCAATGAGGATTGGATTGTGAAAGTGAACTCATCGTTAGAGGACGGCTTGGCGGGCGCCACCCGCGTGCTCGGAACGGAGACCCGTCCCACGGCATTGTTCACCTGCAACGACCTGCTCGCCGTCGGTTCCATGCAATCAGCCCAGCAGCTCGGGCTGCGCATTCCGGACGACCTGTCGATCATCGGCTTCGACGACACGATTCTGTCCCGAATCGTCGTCCCTCGCCTTACGACAATACTGCAGCCGATTCCGGAGATGGCCAAGGAGACGATTCAACTGCTGCTGCGCCAATCCTACACCCCAGATATGCCGAAGCAAAAAATCATGTTCCAGCCCCAACTCGTGGAGGGCCACTCCACTACCGCGGTGCAGGAGCAATAA